GGtacagtttaaataaacaaggaGTCCGGTCTTATCGTTGTGCACATAATACGAAGCAGATAAGTAGCaagtttgttttatatagaGGTACCTGAATGCTATACTTACGAATATCAGCTTTCGTTTTCCCCGACTCTGATTTCTCTTTATCGGAAAAATCAATTAGAATTTGGAGGAAGTCGTTTTGTCTGAAAACgcgttattttaatattaattcatagATGTAAAAGCAGTGCACTGAAACTTAAATCAACGTGGTGGGATGATAGCAGTTGGTTGAAACGGGCGTAACGACGGGCAACGACACCTAGGGGCTTAAGTGTCGTTCAACTATTCTTAGTAAGGATGTCCACTTATTGTTCAATTATATCAATGGGAAAGGTCTTGAGACCACTTAATGTAGTCActttaatagttgaaaaatatttgtatgtataaatcTTCTTATTCTTAACAACTTACTTTGCTCCCGACTTTCTTCGTTCAGCCTTCGCCGCTTTCAAGATCCTTACCATCTCTTTTGCAGAGTCCAGGTTCAAAAAAGAGAAGTTCAGAAACTTTATCAATTGTGGCATGAATATCAGGAAGAAGAATAACAGCAATCTTTTGTGCAAAGGCATATAATCGTACTTTTCAGCCACCTGAAAAAATagaatactattttttaatcaacatCTTCATAATTTGAGTTTTGCTTTACTTATGTAAGAGGTCTAGATAAAGAGAGTTGGACACATActccaaaataaacatttttttttaaattttgaggtaggtataatataaaatccaattaaaattttattgtcacTTGCAAATATCAGTTGTTAGGGGTCTTTGATTGAACTTTTTTGTATTCTGAGATAATTTTTAATCTAAAGTATAACCTATGcattgtgaaaaatatatttttaaacaaaaaaggtaaTTAAATGATAAGGTTGATGAATGCGACgttatttcagtaaatattcgtatatttttgtatgtaggtattacTTACGGTGAAAAAATGTGCGTTTTCATCGGTCAAGGAATCTGATTTTATTCCAAAAGCACATGTTCCAATTACTTCTAACGTGAAGTGCCCTATAGTCTTCTTCATCTCAACGTCTTTTTTGTCTGTAAGATAATGAAAGTACTATCATAAAACCTACCAATATCAAAgagaaagttaaataaatatagtattgaTTCTAAAATGCATCTCAAATCGACCTAATCTTTATGCATCATCGTTTTATTCCGCATTCGCTCGCTTAAGCATCGTTACATCACTCATCCGTGTCATGTGATGTAAGATACAATGTTACTTAACGCGATAATGAAATAATCTCTTCGTCCCAAGTTTAGGCTAGGTGGGAACTTTGACTCAAAGTTGTGGTTTCTTAGAAAGGAGCTTTCCTGTTTCTATGGTGCCGCATCGCAACGCATTGAATCGCGTTTCCGTGATTCATAAAATAGGGAAAGTGTTAATTACTACGGTGGTGTAGCCGGTTAGAGAccggcacacctctccgccttcctCAGTCTTTCTCGAGTCCGGAGAGTCCGGATTGGCTGAAAAAGGCGCGGACTGCGATATTTTTGACCGCGGTGATATCTCCTGCGGCCTAATGTCGTACCGAAGTATggcaacaaaataaatgtattatttttaaattcattgatgCATTTTTACTGCTGAGATTTTGCCGAATGCGCAAAAACTAGGATCAATTCATTTGATTGCTTTGATATGTCATTGCGTCGCTTTGTTCCAAAGATTATATGGAATGGTATAACGGTGCAGCGAATATCCGTCATCTAGTACAAAATAGTCCTAGTGCGCGTCTAGGCTTATCTCGAACGTGTAATACAGGGCGACCACTATATCCTGACGTCATGCTGGGTATAATGGTCTATGCTGTTGTAATTACGATATTATTAAAGGATTATTTTGAACTgcaaaagagtatttatttttttatcactgtCGCAACTCCGGcgaacatttataaatatcgcatccgttttttatttagaatacaaGTAACTTAAGAATGATTGCAATTTTGCCATGTCATGTTAAATGTCATTACCCCTCTAGCTCTTCTGGCTTAGACAAAGCCTAATATAAAACATGGTGTTACATATTGCCATGTTACATGTCTGATGCAATCAGTACATTTAATTACAGACCTATTTACTTCAATTtgtcaagtaatttataaatatttattactttatactATACTGATAATTATTGATAGGTCACTATGCCAACCCTTTTGTTCCAATAACCTTTATATTAACTTGATATGTATATGCTTACCATATTGCTTTAAAAAGTCAACCATTTGATTTGAACAGTATTGAATAAGAGGCAGCATATTTCTTAGACGAGAGGAACTGAAAACTGGTGTTAATGTGCTTCTTACACCTTTCCATTCTGCACCCTaacaagaaagaaaatatatttcgtatatcattttttttttcaaatttaatttaatattgtaaataaaataattacctttaAATTAAGCAGTGACCGGCTCCAAAATTTTGGTTCTTTGCTGTTCAATGATATTCTATCAGTGAAATGATCAAAATCTCTTATCATAACAACTTTGATTAGATCAGGGTCAAGAAGACTTAGAATAGGTCTTCTCCCTTCAAAGAGACCTGTAAAAAAGAAAAGCCTTAAGGAAATCTTGCAGTAAACATAGTAATAATATTCtgtaattgtttcaaaatacctaattaaaaattaaatcacgCGTTACTCGTTAGTCATAATTTTCGGGTagtcaataattattatgatattgttgAGTTTTTAAAACACCAACAGCATAAGTTTTGTCAAGAATATCCTCTATCTCTATCCTCTCCACAAACCTGCTTTATCTTTATCACCtttgtttcgtaaaaataaagtacttacCACCATATCTATTTCCTTTGAAGTAATTATATGCTTCTAATTgaaaatcgtggaaggattgGGTCCCTCGAAGTCTGGGACCCAAATTGCCCAAGAAAATCACTGGCTTTTTGTACGGAATCCCTTTCTTTTCGAAAAAGTCGAAGTTCTTcgtatagtaaaaatataatgcgAACAGAGTTGTTAAAAACAAGAGTAACTTCCAATcctctaatataaataataataacttcttCGAGCCGCTAAAGTATTCCATTTTTGCTGACAAAAcaaagacttatttttttataatttttaattttagcgaCGCACACAAAAGTGTGATGTTATTACGTATACTCAGGGTATTGTTTTCCTTGTGTCTTTATACGTGCCAATTTTTTAGGTATtacgttaaattaatttaattatttttatagcgcTGCGCCGTCGACTTTTGTGCCGAACTTATGAACCAGACAATACATTTCaattcatacataaataaatactgataGAGACGAAGACGCAGATCGTAATGGATAACAGCTGTCAAGCTGCCAATTAAATCTCTCTGTCATGGCTGTCATCCTGGTAATGTTAAGACTGCTACGGGCTTTGAACTCAAGACTCAATTTCAACGTATTTTTCTACATTAACCACTCCTCCCCGGTAGGTGATAAATTCGGTATATATTTCACTATTGTctcaaattgtaatttatttttatatcacaatGGGAATAAAATCTCCAATCAaacagaatgtttatttatttattcaaatattgaaacTAACTTCTATAATTACAAATATCCTGAAACCATTAACTGTTTTATTGATAGCATCAATATCGCGGGactgaaatatattaaatagagaggaactttaattattactttaactgAGCTAGGAAAAATGACTGGACTGTACTAAGTACATATCTGCATAGTGCGTTCTGTGGCTAAGATTACCAGTATGAGTGTATAATCTATGTCTAAGATTTACTTTTGTCTGTCAATGTCATTTTGTGAATGAATTCAATCTTTCAATGAATGTGAATTTGACAAATTGTCATTATACGGCGCGTGGTGCCATTAATTTCCTATTTAGTTttgataataaacaattaatttcttaaCGATTAAAGCAAATAATTAGTTGAAAACAAACACCAATAATGGGAAAGACATCAAAAGACAAAAGAGATATATATTATAGGTTAGCTAAAGAGGAGGGATGGAGAGCTAGAAGTGCCTTCAAATTACTACAAATCAATGAAGAACACAATATATTCAAAGGAGTAACTCGAGCAGTCGACCTATGTGCTGCCCCTGGGAGTTGGAGTCAGGTGTTAACTAAAAATCTACGGCAGAATGCTCAAAACGTTGATGATGTCAAAATTGTTGCTGTCGACTTGCAAGCCATGGCTGCGTTACCTGGAGTGATTCAAATACAAGGCGATATTACCAAAGTGTCTACAGCAAATTCAATTATCCAGGAATTCGAAGGCCTTAAAGCAGATTTGGTTGTCTGTGATGGGGCACCAGATGTAACTGGTCTGCATGACATTGACGAGTATGTGCAATCACAGTTATTGCTAGCAGCACTTAATATAACTACTCACGTTTTGAAGTATGGTGGTGTGTTTgtagcaaaaatatttagagGAAAAGATGTGTCATTGTTGTATTCTCAATTGAAACAATTCTTTGAACATGTCACAGTTTCTAAACCAAGGAGTTCGAGAAATTCAAGTATAGAAGCATTTGTTGTGTGTAAAAACTATCAACCACCTGAAGGTTATATACCAAATATGGTTAACCCACTTTTAGATCACAAATACTGTGACTTCAATCAGTTTACGGGCCCCAACAGAGTAATTGTTCCCTTTAATGCGTGTGGAGATTTGAGTGCTTATGATTCTGACACATCATACCCCCTGCTGCTTGAAGGACAGACATCTTATGAATACAAAGAGCCAGTCCAAAGCCCTATCAATCCGCCttacaaagaaatattagaaaagaCAAGAAATATACAGATTAAAAACACCTAGTTATAGGTAtacaagattaaaattatttaatgttaagtaaaaaaatttagtataatatatgtatataaatgcAATAAGATTAGAGAACAATAAATTACCccttattaaaatatagtcTTTTCAATTTTTGTATACCTGTTCTACTATATGCTAGAACTATACATTTCCTATATGATAGAAAAGCTAATATCAGCTTGTTAgacaaaacattcaaacaaagcGTTATTACATTTTGAAGATGTGTACCAACCGCAATATAGGTTGGGAGAAGATTCTTCTATGAGACTTGCAACTGGTTTGAGTTGTATCATTAGACAGACTGGTAATGTAAAACccattcataatttatttatttcatccaGTCATTTGTTGGTGGAATTAAAGGTATaagtactttttgttttgtgtcttgGGGTCCTATTCTAATTCTTTTTCACAACGTGGATATATCAGCTAACAGTACTAACTTATCACCCTAGTCTCGTTTTAGCATAGCATTGCCGAAATCTACGAATTCCATTCAGAAAGTTCCGTGTCgcggcattaaaaaaaaattggtaggTAATTACGAAGTATCTCACTTGAATGGAAATGCAATGGTGAAGTTATTATATCctggtaaagaaaaaaaacgttcGCATCAAAACTCTTTGGCCACTCCATGCCCcgaaaacctgaaaaaaaatattttcacatttcaACTTAATGATGGaaccaatttaaaactatttctgacgagtaaatttttaaaatgaacgTAAATCACCTTGTCAAAATTGTTTAGtataattaactaatatttttggtttaaacaacaaattattagtTAAGCAAGATGGGGAAGTTTAAAATGCCAACAGTTCAACAATATCTCAAGAAAAAGGTGGGTAACAGCTGCCTATCGTTTTCCGaaacatataatataaaggCACTTAATACGATACACATAACTTGTACTTATACGTAGCTAAAAAAAGGCTTatcaaaaaagttattaaaaaaacagcttgAAGCTACTAAGCTTGAAGTGTGAAATGAGGTGCTCAGTGGCGTATCTACTTGTTTATTCAGAAAATGATATGACTTAAGACAGGTatacaattaatttgaattgtgTTGCAAGACCAAGACTATTATTGTATCACTTCTGTTTCTCTTTCCTAGTTACTTGGTACGCATGTGTTATTAAATCTTACAGAAGTTTAGGGCAACAATAGCGAGTGTGGTGGTTGAAATCACAATTTCTGAAAAAGAGTTCAGCAGGGAGGGCTCTTGGCGCTCTTGCTCACCGCAGGCTGTTGCTCGTGTTAAACAGGCGTATCTAATCTACCTTATATCGTGAAACTTTCTTTTTAGACAATCTATGGCAAGAAAAAAGACCCAATATGGGTAATTTTGGAAAAGGAAATGCTGGATAGAGTAGCTCAAAACAAACCCTACAACGAAAGAGCAGGCAGATGGCTGAGATTTCTAAAGGATTTAagatatcattatttttgtgaaggTAAGATATTATACACATATTTCAATGCCTTAGATTTGACCCATAGTTAAAGTTTCTACCTGGTGTTATTATTCTGAACCTCCTGCAATCACCTGAATCACTTCACGTATGTACATAAAGCAAttgtaacatattaaaaaaataaagcaggATCTTTAACGTTgctgaaaaaagaaatgaaattatttactctgtaagtaggatatataaTGAcctttacatgtcttttttgagaacgctggagtcgacatttcctatgtGACTACCCAGACAGTAAGTTCTCCAA
The window above is part of the Trichoplusia ni isolate ovarian cell line Hi5 chromosome 11, tn1, whole genome shotgun sequence genome. Proteins encoded here:
- the LOC113498853 gene encoding putative tRNA (cytidine(32)/guanosine(34)-2'-O)-methyltransferase — its product is MGKTSKDKRDIYYRLAKEEGWRARSAFKLLQINEEHNIFKGVTRAVDLCAAPGSWSQVLTKNLRQNAQNVDDVKIVAVDLQAMAALPGVIQIQGDITKVSTANSIIQEFEGLKADLVVCDGAPDVTGLHDIDEYVQSQLLLAALNITTHVLKYGGVFVAKIFRGKDVSLLYSQLKQFFEHVTVSKPRSSRNSSIEAFVVCKNYQPPEGYIPNMVNPLLDHKYCDFNQFTGPNRVIVPFNACGDLSAYDSDTSYPLLLEGQTSYEYKEPVQSPINPPYKEILEKTRNIQIKNT
- the LOC113498850 gene encoding cytochrome P450 9e2-like → MEYFSGSKKLLLFILEDWKLLLFLTTLFALYFYYTKNFDFFEKKGIPYKKPVIFLGNLGPRLRGTQSFHDFQLEAYNYFKGNRYGGLFEGRRPILSLLDPDLIKVVMIRDFDHFTDRISLNSKEPKFWSRSLLNLKGAEWKGVRSTLTPVFSSSRLRNMLPLIQYCSNQMVDFLKQYDKKDVEMKKTIGHFTLEVIGTCAFGIKSDSLTDENAHFFTVAEKYDYMPLHKRLLLFFFLIFMPQLIKFLNFSFLNLDSAKEMVRILKAAKAERRKSGAKQNDFLQILIDFSDKEKSESGKTKADIHLDDDTIDAQCLLFLIAGYETSSTLLSFAIHVMATKPELQEKLRAHIKEMTEGKEVDYDLLAQLHYLEGFLLETLRVYPPLARVDRVCTKPYVIPGTNITLSPGNVVAIPLYGIHMDPEYYPEPQEFRPERFMNEDKKDRASHLYLAFGAGPRNCIGLRFAMLSAKLAMVELLKNFKFSACEKTVDPIQFDKRSLLLKAQGGLWVHIESL